In the Aliarcobacter cryaerophilus genome, one interval contains:
- the mltG gene encoding endolytic transglycosylase MltG, protein MLYYLNLPVVTNKIIFIPKGSTSSIVTHLNKNGYEMNIIDEIILKSGGFIQSGWIDVEQTRLTKMDFLIKLLTSKAALKTITLIPGETSYFFLKKIAEEFNLDENKLQKIYDEHAYKLDGNILADSYSLPVGMSEEYILFYLFSQTNKKYEEFSKKIFGKYDKEKWFRYISLASVIQKEAATTNEMPIIASVVHNRLKKNMALQMDGTLNYGKYSNSVVTADRIRNDETSYNTYKNKGLPKDPVCAVSLDAIKAAIFPVKSNYLYFVRDNKTGLHKFSNDYETHQANINGNIGVAKTYTKVNDKPNDIDNEAIDIMKNDISNQKAPSIKDLFNSVN, encoded by the coding sequence GTGCTTTACTATCTAAACTTACCAGTTGTTACAAATAAAATAATCTTTATTCCAAAAGGTAGTACGAGCAGTATTGTAACACACTTAAACAAAAATGGCTATGAAATGAATATAATAGATGAGATTATTTTAAAATCTGGGGGCTTCATTCAAAGTGGTTGGATTGATGTTGAACAAACAAGACTTACAAAAATGGATTTTTTAATAAAACTTCTTACTTCAAAAGCTGCTTTAAAAACAATTACACTAATTCCAGGTGAAACTTCATACTTTTTTTTAAAAAAAATTGCAGAAGAATTTAATTTAGATGAAAATAAACTTCAAAAAATCTATGATGAGCATGCATATAAATTAGATGGAAATATATTAGCAGATAGCTACTCTTTGCCTGTTGGAATGAGCGAAGAGTATATTTTATTTTATCTATTTTCTCAAACAAATAAAAAATATGAAGAGTTCTCAAAAAAAATATTTGGTAAATATGATAAAGAAAAATGGTTTAGATACATATCTTTAGCTTCAGTTATACAAAAAGAGGCAGCAACAACAAACGAAATGCCTATTATTGCAAGTGTTGTTCACAATAGATTAAAGAAAAATATGGCACTTCAAATGGATGGAACATTAAACTATGGAAAATATTCAAATAGTGTTGTGACAGCTGATAGAATTAGAAATGATGAAACTTCATATAATACTTACAAAAACAAAGGTTTACCAAAAGATCCAGTTTGTGCAGTTAGTTTAGATGCAATAAAAGCTGCAATTTTCCCTGTAAAAAGTAATTACCTATATTTTGTAAGAGATAACAAAACAGGTCTTCATAAGTTTTCAAATGATTATGAAACACATCAAGCAAATATTAATGGGAATATTGGAGTAGCCAAAACTTATACAAAAGTTAATGATAAACCAAACGATATAGATAATGAAGCTATTGATATAATGAAAAATGATATTTCAAATCAAAAAGCACCTTCAATAAAAGATTTGTTTAATAGTGTAAATTAA
- a CDS encoding NADP-dependent isocitrate dehydrogenase, with the protein MAQIIYTKVDEAPALATYSFLPIVQAFTKSSGIQMVQKDISLAGRIIAAFPENLKPEQKIGDALAELGDMTQNPDANIIKLPNISASIPQLKAAIAELQSKGYNIPDYDSSEEVNAKYSKILGSAVNPVLREGNSDRRAPSAVKNYAKNNPHKMGVWTKDSKTDVAHMDSNDFYGSEVSTILEKEDNFKISFVGKDGKETVLKASLPLEKGEVVDATKLSAKSLQEFYQKGIDEAKKRDVLLSLHLKATMMKVSDPIMFGFAVKVYFKDLIAKHSATFEKIGVNFNNGLGDLYSKLDQVDDATRAQILADIDAVYASQPRLAMVNSAKGITNLHVPSDVIIDASMPAMIRGGGKMWNKEDKEEDTLAMIPDRCYATTYQIIIDDCKKNGALDPKTMGSVPNVGLMAKKAEEYGSHDKTFQAKADGKIVVTNKAGETVFSFDVDNGDIFRMCQTKDEPIKDWVKLAVNRARLSNTPAVFWLDKNRGHDAKMIEKVEKYLKDYDLTGLEISIKSPDDAMQYSLDRMRKGLDTISVTGNVFRDYNTDLFPILELGTSAKMLSIVPLMNGGGLFETGAGGSAPKHVQQLQEENYLRWDSLGEFMALAASFDHLANTQNNKKAAVLAKTLDAATGTFLINDKSPARKVGSIDNRGSHFYLAMYWADELAKQNDDAELKAEFTPIAKAMNENEAQIVKELTEVQGKPANTGGYYLFDDELTSKVMRPSATLNKIIG; encoded by the coding sequence ATGGCACAAATTATTTACACAAAAGTTGATGAGGCACCAGCACTTGCTACATACTCATTTTTACCAATTGTACAGGCTTTCACAAAAAGTTCTGGTATACAAATGGTTCAAAAAGATATTTCACTAGCTGGAAGAATTATTGCAGCTTTCCCTGAAAACTTAAAACCAGAGCAAAAAATTGGTGATGCTTTAGCTGAGCTTGGTGATATGACTCAAAATCCAGATGCAAATATTATTAAACTACCAAATATCTCTGCATCAATCCCTCAATTAAAAGCAGCTATTGCTGAACTTCAATCAAAAGGTTATAACATTCCAGATTATGACTCAAGTGAAGAAGTAAATGCAAAATATTCTAAAATCTTAGGAAGTGCTGTAAATCCAGTATTAAGAGAAGGAAACTCAGATAGAAGAGCTCCAAGTGCTGTTAAAAACTATGCAAAAAATAATCCACACAAAATGGGTGTTTGGACAAAAGATTCTAAAACTGATGTTGCTCATATGGATTCAAATGATTTCTATGGTTCAGAAGTTTCAACTATATTAGAAAAAGAGGATAACTTTAAAATTTCTTTTGTTGGAAAAGATGGAAAAGAGACTGTTTTAAAAGCATCTTTACCACTTGAAAAAGGAGAAGTTGTTGATGCAACTAAACTTTCTGCAAAATCTTTACAAGAGTTCTATCAAAAAGGAATTGATGAAGCTAAAAAAAGAGATGTTTTATTATCACTTCACTTAAAAGCTACAATGATGAAAGTTTCTGATCCAATTATGTTTGGATTTGCTGTAAAAGTATATTTCAAAGATTTAATTGCAAAACATAGCGCAACTTTTGAAAAAATTGGAGTAAATTTTAACAACGGTTTAGGTGATTTATACTCAAAACTTGACCAAGTTGATGATGCAACTAGAGCTCAAATTTTAGCTGATATTGATGCTGTATATGCATCTCAACCAAGACTTGCTATGGTAAACTCTGCAAAAGGTATAACAAATTTACATGTTCCATCTGATGTTATTATTGATGCATCTATGCCTGCTATGATTAGAGGTGGTGGAAAAATGTGGAATAAAGAGGATAAAGAAGAAGATACTCTAGCTATGATTCCGGATAGATGTTATGCTACAACTTACCAAATTATAATTGATGATTGTAAAAAAAATGGAGCACTTGATCCAAAAACTATGGGTTCAGTACCAAATGTTGGATTAATGGCTAAAAAAGCTGAAGAGTATGGAAGTCACGATAAAACTTTCCAAGCAAAAGCTGATGGTAAAATAGTTGTAACAAATAAGGCTGGTGAGACTGTATTTAGTTTTGATGTTGATAATGGTGATATCTTTAGAATGTGCCAAACTAAAGATGAACCAATTAAAGACTGGGTAAAACTAGCAGTTAATAGAGCAAGATTATCAAATACTCCAGCGGTATTCTGGTTAGACAAAAATAGAGGTCATGATGCTAAAATGATTGAAAAAGTTGAAAAATACTTAAAAGATTATGATTTAACTGGTCTTGAAATATCTATTAAATCTCCTGATGATGCTATGCAATATTCACTTGACAGAATGAGAAAAGGTCTTGATACAATTTCTGTAACTGGAAATGTATTTAGAGATTACAATACAGATCTATTCCCAATTTTAGAGCTTGGAACAAGTGCAAAAATGTTATCAATTGTTCCACTTATGAATGGTGGAGGACTGTTTGAAACAGGTGCTGGAGGATCTGCTCCTAAACATGTTCAACAACTTCAAGAAGAGAACTATTTAAGATGGGATAGTTTAGGTGAATTTATGGCTCTTGCTGCTTCGTTTGATCATTTAGCAAATACTCAAAATAATAAAAAAGCAGCTGTTTTAGCAAAAACATTAGATGCAGCAACAGGAACTTTCCTAATCAACGATAAATCACCAGCTAGAAAAGTTGGAAGCATTGATAATAGAGGAAGTCATTTCTATCTTGCAATGTACTGGGCAGATGAGTTAGCAAAACAGAATGATGATGCTGAATTAAAAGCTGAATTTACTCCAATTGCAAAAGCAATGAATGAAAATGAAGCTCAAATTGTAAAAGAGCTTACTGAAGTTCAAGGAAAACCAGCAAATACAGGTGGTTACTACCTATTTGATGATGAATTAACTTCAAAAGTTATGAGACCTTCTGCAACTTTAAACAAAATTATTGGATAA
- a CDS encoding malate dehydrogenase has protein sequence MNKKTVGIIGVGNVGSNLAFCLATSNLCKSILLKDIREEFTQAMALDISQAAKSKNSATKVKACINNSDFKNCDIVVITAGIARKPNMSREDLIFTNKKILESIFDEVLENNKNAIFIIVSNPLDAMVYVALNKSKLPRNKVFGMAGVLDSARFKHYIEEKLDFDYTNIEAMVIGAHSNTMVPLINHAKVDGKKVVDILNSEDIEDILENTKNGGARIVDLLKTGSAYFAPAYSCFLICRAIIEDTKETFPASVVLFDEYGYNNITLGVPTIIGKNGIEEVIELDLSDDEKENLKLSAQTVVSSINILKDNK, from the coding sequence GTGAATAAAAAAACTGTTGGAATTATTGGTGTTGGAAATGTTGGTTCAAACTTAGCTTTTTGCCTAGCTACAAGCAATCTTTGTAAATCTATTTTACTAAAAGATATTAGAGAAGAATTTACACAAGCTATGGCTTTAGATATATCTCAAGCAGCAAAATCTAAAAATAGCGCTACAAAAGTTAAAGCTTGTATAAATAATAGTGATTTTAAAAACTGTGATATTGTAGTAATCACAGCTGGAATTGCAAGAAAACCAAATATGAGTAGAGAAGATTTAATATTTACAAATAAAAAAATATTAGAATCTATTTTTGATGAAGTGTTAGAAAACAATAAAAATGCTATTTTTATTATAGTTTCAAATCCTTTAGATGCAATGGTTTATGTAGCATTAAATAAGTCAAAGTTACCTAGAAATAAAGTTTTTGGTATGGCTGGTGTTTTAGATAGTGCAAGATTTAAACACTACATAGAAGAAAAATTAGATTTTGATTACACCAATATAGAAGCTATGGTTATAGGAGCACATTCAAATACAATGGTTCCTTTGATAAATCATGCAAAAGTTGATGGTAAAAAAGTCGTTGATATATTAAATTCTGAAGATATTGAAGATATTTTAGAAAATACTAAAAATGGTGGAGCTAGAATTGTTGATTTATTAAAAACAGGTTCAGCTTATTTTGCACCTGCTTACTCTTGTTTTCTTATTTGTAGGGCTATAATAGAAGATACTAAAGAGACTTTTCCAGCATCTGTTGTCCTTTTTGATGAATATGGTTATAATAATATTACTCTTGGAGTACCAACTATAATAGGTAAAAATGGTATTGAAGAGGTTATAGAGCTTGATTTGAGTGATGATGAAAAAGAAAATTTAAAATTATCTGCTCAAACTGTTGTAAGCAGTATTAATATTTTAAAGGATAATAAATGA
- a CDS encoding heavy-metal-associated domain-containing protein — translation MKQTFEVHNVKCGGCANTLTKSLKDDFGSVEVDLSVNPRKITLDIEDNKIEELKLKLRSLGYPLTNDELSGFEKATTTAKSFVSCAIGKIDVALNK, via the coding sequence ATGAAACAAACATTTGAAGTACATAATGTAAAATGTGGTGGTTGTGCAAATACTTTAACAAAATCTTTGAAAGATGATTTTGGTAGTGTTGAAGTTGATTTATCTGTAAATCCAAGAAAAATAACATTAGATATTGAAGATAATAAAATTGAAGAGTTAAAACTTAAATTAAGAAGTTTAGGATATCCACTAACAAACGATGAGTTAAGTGGTTTTGAAAAGGCAACTACAACTGCAAAAAGTTTTGTATCTTGTGCAATCGGTAAAATTGATGTTGCATTAAATAAATAA
- a CDS encoding c-type cytochrome: MKKIVLATTILAATFAFANPYAKCVACHGANGEKVALGKSKIIKDMTKEDFVASLKGYQDGTYGGAQKALMVGQVKGMDEATMKQIADLIIK, from the coding sequence ATGAAAAAAATAGTTTTAGCAACAACAATATTAGCGGCAACTTTTGCATTTGCAAATCCTTATGCAAAATGTGTAGCATGTCATGGTGCAAATGGTGAAAAAGTGGCTTTAGGTAAATCTAAAATAATAAAAGATATGACAAAAGAAGATTTTGTAGCATCTTTAAAAGGTTATCAAGATGGAACTTATGGTGGTGCTCAAAAAGCTCTAATGGTTGGTCAAGTTAAAGGTATGGATGAAGCAACTATGAAACAGATTGCTGATTTAATAATTAAGTAA
- a CDS encoding SH3 domain-containing protein: protein MLKTFKYFTTILAISFLLTACSQKVVVEKPTILEVKQDKIVELSKQANDKSFNQEEQTDEYFSKYFRPWKQSKLSYSEIEAKWGFSYKNKKVYLENHNQATKEWFDKKIDNANFENYNKDIKKAITLKNTNVRVLPTNSPMFYNPSLPGEGFPFDYNQNSLLKINTPLIVSHFSKDRAWAFVESHFVGGWVEINNIAFVDDDFIKDFTTNDYFIATKEKFAIYDPIFREYVKVGTIFPKKDNNFIVAKEDDNLNAKISYIQIEEEFIEKMPLSYNHENRARILKEFMNEPYGWAGLLNNRDCSSFTQDYFSVFGKYLHRNSKAQTTNGKYFDISQLNLDEKKEFIRKNGIPFSTLVYLKGHIMLYIGIENNEPLVVHNVWSVKLKDKEDKEFRYIIGKTAITTLEPAKEQEGFTQDSNILKKVLGITIL from the coding sequence ATGTTAAAAACTTTTAAATATTTTACTACTATTTTAGCAATATCTTTTTTACTTACAGCTTGTAGTCAAAAAGTAGTTGTAGAAAAACCAACAATTTTAGAAGTAAAACAAGATAAAATTGTAGAACTATCAAAACAAGCAAATGATAAATCATTCAATCAAGAAGAACAAACAGATGAATATTTCTCTAAATATTTTAGACCTTGGAAACAATCAAAATTATCTTATAGTGAAATTGAGGCAAAATGGGGCTTTTCATATAAAAATAAAAAAGTATATTTAGAAAATCACAATCAAGCAACAAAAGAGTGGTTTGATAAAAAAATAGATAATGCAAATTTTGAAAACTACAATAAAGATATTAAAAAAGCAATTACGCTAAAAAATACAAATGTAAGAGTATTGCCAACAAACTCACCAATGTTTTATAACCCTAGTTTACCAGGAGAAGGTTTTCCATTTGATTACAACCAAAATTCACTACTAAAAATAAATACTCCTTTGATAGTTTCTCACTTCTCAAAAGATAGAGCTTGGGCATTTGTTGAGTCACACTTTGTTGGTGGTTGGGTAGAGATAAATAACATTGCATTTGTAGATGATGATTTTATAAAAGATTTTACTACAAATGATTATTTTATAGCAACTAAAGAAAAATTTGCTATTTATGACCCTATTTTTAGAGAGTATGTGAAAGTTGGTACAATTTTTCCTAAAAAAGATAATAATTTTATAGTTGCAAAAGAAGATGATAATTTAAATGCAAAAATATCATATATTCAAATAGAAGAAGAGTTCATTGAAAAAATGCCATTATCTTATAATCACGAAAACCGTGCTAGAATTTTAAAGGAGTTTATGAATGAGCCTTACGGTTGGGCAGGACTTTTAAACAATAGAGATTGTTCTAGTTTTACTCAAGACTATTTTAGTGTATTTGGAAAATATCTTCATAGAAACTCAAAAGCACAAACAACAAATGGAAAATATTTTGATATTTCACAACTAAATCTTGATGAAAAAAAAGAGTTTATAAGAAAAAATGGTATCCCTTTTTCTACTTTAGTATATTTAAAAGGACATATCATGTTGTATATAGGTATTGAAAACAACGAACCTTTGGTTGTTCATAATGTTTGGAGTGTTAAATTAAAAGACAAAGAGGACAAAGAGTTTAGATATATAATAGGGAAAACAGCTATTACAACTCTAGAACCTGCAAAAGAGCAGGAAGGTTTTACACAAGATAGCAATATACTAAAAAAAGTTTTAGGAATAACTATTTTATAA
- the rsmH gene encoding 16S rRNA (cytosine(1402)-N(4))-methyltransferase RsmH codes for MQNIPHIPVLYNEVLDCFKDINKGYIIDCTTGYAGHSSGLLNQNSSVKLICNDQDDEALNFSKNRLKDFENRVEFNKGNFENIIKKFENYPIRGVLADIGVSSLQLDKLDRGFSFNSENLDMRMNQNQSLDASTVINSYSQVELENIFKDYGEIREYKKIASLIVQNRPFYSAKELAEFFYNKLPKGKIHPATLIFQAIRIEVNDELGVLDRLFKSMEEAKLKDCIVAIISFHSLEDRVVKNYFKKWSENCICPKDAFRCECGKNHALGKIITKKPIIATNFEIKQNPRSRSAKLRVFRFV; via the coding sequence TTGCAAAATATACCACATATTCCTGTTTTATATAATGAAGTTTTGGATTGTTTTAAAGATATAAACAAAGGTTATATTATTGATTGTACTACAGGATATGCAGGACATAGTAGTGGATTATTAAATCAAAATAGTAGTGTAAAATTAATCTGTAATGATCAAGATGATGAGGCATTGAATTTTAGTAAAAATAGATTAAAAGATTTTGAAAATAGAGTCGAATTTAACAAAGGAAATTTTGAAAATATTATTAAAAAATTTGAAAATTATCCAATAAGAGGTGTTTTGGCTGATATTGGAGTATCTTCTTTGCAACTTGATAAATTAGATAGAGGTTTTAGTTTTAATTCAGAAAATCTAGATATGAGAATGAATCAAAATCAGAGTTTAGATGCTTCAACTGTTATAAATTCATACTCTCAAGTAGAACTTGAAAATATTTTTAAAGATTATGGTGAAATTAGAGAATATAAAAAAATTGCATCTTTGATTGTTCAAAATAGACCATTTTATAGTGCAAAAGAGCTCGCAGAGTTTTTTTATAATAAACTTCCAAAAGGAAAAATTCATCCAGCTACTTTGATTTTTCAAGCAATTAGAATTGAAGTAAATGATGAGTTAGGTGTTTTGGATAGATTATTTAAATCTATGGAAGAGGCAAAACTAAAAGATTGTATAGTTGCAATAATCTCTTTTCACTCTTTAGAAGATAGAGTTGTAAAAAACTATTTCAAAAAATGGAGCGAAAATTGTATTTGTCCTAAGGATGCTTTTAGATGTGAATGTGGGAAAAATCATGCTTTAGGTAAAATTATTACTAAAAAGCCTATAATTGCAACAAATTTTGAGATAAAACAAAATCCAAGAAGTAGAAGTGCAAAGTTGAGGGTATTTAGATTTGTTTAA